GATTCTGCATCCTTAATCACAGAGGTTCAGATTGACGCATTCAAAAAGCCGGGAAAACTCATTACTTCAACAAAATCGGTATCCTTTTCCGGAAGTAATTTCCTGGCCCAGAACGCACCGGACCGTTTACTGGAATCACTCAACCTACTTCCCGGAAGCAAGATGGAAGAACGTTCACCCGGATCCTACAGATTGTCGGTTCGCGGAAGCACTTTGAGGTCTCCTTTTGGGGTTAGAAACGTAAAAGTTTATCTTGATGATTTTGCACTTACTGACGCATCCGGCAATACTTATTTAAATATTCTGGATCCCGAAATCCTGGGTTCTATTGAAATTTTCAAAGGTCCGGAAAGCGGAGATTTCGGAGCCCAAACTGGTGGCACAGCCTTACTGAATACAAAAAATAAGGCCGAAAAAAGTTTCGGAATTTCTGGAGGAAGTTTTAATCACTTCAAAGGCAAAATCCATACAGCAGAAAATGTGCAAAATCATTTCTTTCAGATCTATACAAGCTATGAAACCACCGAGTCGTATCGCAAACAAGCTGCAGTTCAAAGGAAGTTCGCATTCATAAAAGACAGCTATCATTACGGTGAAAATAACCAGTTTCAGGCGCTTCTTCTTCTGTCGGATTTACATTATGAAACTCCGGGCGGACTGACGCTTGCGCAGATGCAGGAAAATCCCAGACAGGCAAGGCCGAACACAACTGCTCTTCCCGGAGCTGCAGAACAGCAGGCAGGTATTTATAACAAAATGATTTTTGCCGGATTATCTAATATTTACAGCTTTAAAAAAGATTTCAGCCATTTTATTGCAGCACAGGGTAACTACAACGACTTTCGGAATCCTTTCATCACAAATTACGAGAAAAGATTCGAAAATAATTTTACCGTCCGCACCCATTTAAATTTTGTCAAAAACCTCGAGAATTCCGCTTATGAAACACGCTTGGGTTTAGAAGGCGCGGCTGCAAAAGGAATCATCAGAAACTTCGGTAATAATTTGGGAACGCCCGCAGATGTTCAGAATTTTGATGACATCTCCACAGAAAGCGGATTCATTTTTCTTTCCCAGAAAGCGGAATTCAAAAAAAAGCTGACGATTGACCTTGCGGCAAGCCTTAATTACATGAATTACCGCTGGAAAAGCCTTTATCCAAACGCAGAATCGGGACATAAAAAATTTGAGAATGCATTTTTACCGAATTTGGGAGTTTCGTATCTCTTAGGAAAAGGTTTTTCGGTTCGCGCAAAATTTGCAAAAGGGAACTCGGCGCCAACTACTGAGGAAATCCGCTCCTCTGCGCAGGAGATCAATATTGATCTGAGTCCGGAATCGGGATGGAACAAAGAAATCGGTATAAGGAACCAGTGGGGAGATTTACTTTTTACGGAACTGAGTATTTTTGATTTCCGCCTGAAAGACGCCATTGTAAGAAAAGAAAACGAAAACGGCCAGGAATATTTTGTAAATGCCGGCGGATCCTCACAGAAAGGAATCGAATTTGTTGTTGAAAGCAGAAAACTGCTCATCA
The window above is part of the Kaistella faecalis genome. Proteins encoded here:
- a CDS encoding TonB-dependent receptor; the protein is MHIKAFHFVFLLVSVLAFCQQQDSASLITEVQIDAFKKPGKLITSTKSVSFSGSNFLAQNAPDRLLESLNLLPGSKMEERSPGSYRLSVRGSTLRSPFGVRNVKVYLDDFALTDASGNTYLNILDPEILGSIEIFKGPESGDFGAQTGGTALLNTKNKAEKSFGISGGSFNHFKGKIHTAENVQNHFFQIYTSYETTESYRKQAAVQRKFAFIKDSYHYGENNQFQALLLLSDLHYETPGGLTLAQMQENPRQARPNTTALPGAAEQQAGIYNKMIFAGLSNIYSFKKDFSHFIAAQGNYNDFRNPFITNYEKRFENNFTVRTHLNFVKNLENSAYETRLGLEGAAAKGIIRNFGNNLGTPADVQNFDDISTESGFIFLSQKAEFKKKLTIDLAASLNYMNYRWKSLYPNAESGHKKFENAFLPNLGVSYLLGKGFSVRAKFAKGNSAPTTEEIRSSAQEINIDLSPESGWNKEIGIRNQWGDLLFTELSIFDFRLKDAIVRKENENGQEYFVNAGGSSQKGIEFVVESRKLLINSPVLKNIKFYFAGNFYDFTFRNYLKNNDDFSGNELTGVPSTSLQSLINFELFRDLKIDLSHFYTSEIPLNDANSVVAKPSLVGNISLTYLLRLNTFKTDLKLSVQNIYDTAYSLGYDINAFGNRYYNPAAGRNYMLSLNFNLKK